AGCACCATGATGGTCCACGCTTCGAAGGTGATCGTCGCTTCGAAGTTGTGCGGGTTGATGTACTGGTAGTAGAAGGCTGTGAGCGCGCCGGCCAACCCGGCGATGGCGGCGCCCAGCGCCAGGGCGGTCAGCTTGTAGGAGACGATGTTCTTTCCAAGGGAGACCGCCACGTCCTCGTCCTCGCGGATGGCCTTCAGCACCCTCCCCCACGGCGAGCGCGCCAAGTACTCCACCACCGCGAACACGACGCCCGCGACGACGACGCACAGGATCAGATAAATCCAGCGCCACGCGTCGTGCGAGACGGGAAGCCATCCGAGCGGCACGTCGAAGCCGCCGATCCCCTCCGGACCGTTCGTGAACGACGCATTGTTGAGCCAGATGCGCAGCACTTCCGCAAAGCCGATCGTCACGATGGCGAGATAGTCGTCCCGCAGCCGCAGCGCCGGGTACCCGAGAACGAAGCTGAACACGGCCGCCACGACCATGCCGGCGAGGACAGCCAGGAGAATCGGCGCATGGTGCGTGACGAGGATCGCCACGGTGTACGCGCCGACGGCGAGGAAGGCCACGTGGCCGAAGTTGATGAGGCCCGTGT
The Clostridia bacterium DNA segment above includes these coding regions:
- a CDS encoding branched-chain amino acid ABC transporter permease, which codes for MSMLLGYFAGFLTNVVIYTLFVIGLNLQFGYTGLINFGHVAFLAVGAYTVAILVTHHAPILLAVLAGMVVAAVFSFVLGYPALRLRDDYLAIVTIGFAEVLRIWLNNASFTNGPEGIGGFDVPLGWLPVSHDAWRWIYLILCVVVAGVVFAVVEYLARSPWGRVLKAIREDEDVAVSLGKNIVSYKLTALALGAAIAGLAGALTAFYYQYINPHNFEATITFEAWTIMVLGGIGKNWGAALGAAIYFGLYTVTSEFTSSPIGPFSTDQLAALRIVLIGIILILLMIYRPQGILGRKEDLGLDR